A part of Miscanthus floridulus cultivar M001 chromosome 6, ASM1932011v1, whole genome shotgun sequence genomic DNA contains:
- the LOC136460305 gene encoding uncharacterized protein, which translates to MSSSSSSSSASDTESLLPYTLRVETKPAAPSVVHGINILNRVPIVLDFNEANYTAWARSFSTVFGQYGLRDHVDGSAAKGDNDWVQNDCAIVSWFYNRISPKLLSTVSEDADTAYSLWRGIRNLFRDNKDTRAVYLGAEFRNFYQGDLLVLDYCSRMKVMEDRLGGLGAPVNDKDLVYNIVCGINPCLHHATLHITLRCRLPSFLKAQSMLQLEEHHINESEKL; encoded by the coding sequence ATgagctcctcttcttcctcatcatcggCCTCCGACACTGAATCGCTGCTGCCCTACACCCTCCGTGTTGAGACCAAGCCCGCTGCTCCCTCGGTCGTGCACGGCATCAACATCCTGAATCGGGTGCCGATCGTTCTCGACTTTAACGAGGCGAACTACACAGCCTGGGCTCGATCCTTCTCCACCGTCTTCGGCCAGTATGGTCTTCGTGACCATGTCGACGGCTCCGCGGCCAAGGGTGACAACGATTGGGTGCAGAACGACTGCGCCATCGTCTCTTGGTTCTACAACCGCATCTCCCCCAAGCTTCTCTCCACCGTCTCGGAGGACGCCGACACCGCCTACTCCCTCTGGCGCGGCATCCGCAACCTGTTCCGCGACAACAAGGACACCCGTGCGGTCTACCTTGGTGCCGAGTTCCGAAATTTCTACCAAGGTGATCTTCTGGTGCTCGATTATTGTTCCCGCATGAAGGTTATGGAAGATCGCCTCGGTGGCCTTGGTGCTCCAGTGAATGACAAGGACCTCGTCTACAACATTGTCTGTGGAATCAACCCCTGTCTCCATCATGCCACCCTCCACATCACGCTGCGATGCCGTCTACCGTCGTTCCTAAAGGCCCAATCCATGCTGCAGCTCGAGGAACATCACATCAATGAGTCTGAGAAGCTCTAG